The sequence TAAAGATTGCACTGGTCATCCATGCCTTTTTGTTTGCTGTCCAGTGAATTGGcagtttattgaaatctacactttTCATCGAGCGTGGTCTTAAAGCACGATTTACTAGCAGTGGTTTTAACATACGTTCTCCTGAAGCATTGGAACAAAACAACAATGTTACACGGTCCTTTGCTACTTTTAAACCACCGGCAGTTTTCTGCGATTTTGCAACATAAGTTCTGCTcggcatttttttccaaaagaggCCACTTTCATCTACATTCCAAACTTGATCTGGGGTGTATCCTccatcttcaataatttttctaagtttttcagGAAATTTTTTGGCAGCCAATTCATCTGCAGACGCAGTTTCTCCCTTAATTTTTACATTATGGAGAGCATGTCGTTTAAGAAAACCTGTCATCCAACCTGTACTTGCAGAAAATTCGGGTTGTTTTGACTGAGATGAAGTGCCTGGCTCAACTTCTTTAATACGTTTATAAATTCTTAATGCAGTTTGCTTGATAGCAATTCCATCTACTGGTAttcttttttgtgatttatCTTCAATCCACATTACCAAAGCTTTTTCCATCTTCTCTTTGACAACATCTCTTATGTATGACGATGATTTAGCACTTATTTTCGTTCCAGAACATACCGATTTTCTAATCGCagtttcatttttcttgatCGTTCTTATGGTAGCTTCATGAATACCAAAATGCTTTCCTACAGCCGTTGCTCCTTGTCCTGTTGTAAGTtgatctaaaattttaattttagtatctaAACTGATCGCCTTCCTCTTGGCTTTTATTACAGGTGAATTATGTGACATTGTGttaaggctaccaaaatatttttcatattaataatgcaaagatttgaaaattatttaaagcttaCCTGTTATTGAGTTAATAAATCTATACGAGCACTAACTTTATTTTACCtataatgttttaaatactCACAACAACTAAGCGTCTTTTCTTTTCAACTCTCAAAACCAAACTAAATTGCGTAAAAAGTACATTACGTGTTTACTCTATGCATAATTCGGGGAATCCCactcatatacacatatttttatagcaaCAGCTGTACACGATAACAGCCCAAAGCCGCTCATCCTGTATAGATGCGATTACATGCTGATATTCTAAGATCCTAAACAAATAACCTAAACCGATATGCTAAAACAAAAATCCCAAACAATGAATCCGATTTGCTCTAtgagattcaagaaaaattcataaaatattgaaaatcgtgttaaaacaaaacaattcgtgtaaaaaaaaattttttttctctttttaaatcgtgttaaatcaaattcgtgtaaaaaaaattcgtgtaaaaagagaattaggtgtaatatatacatgtgtataagtgtgtattaattatatttataataataggtAGATATAATAACCTGTGGTGTGAGGTTCCTATTTAATTGGCGGTATAGCTGGATTTGGGTTCCCTTCGATCTTCCTTGCGCTCTGTGTGCTGTTAGTTATAAAACTAAACTTTTATGCCGATGTTGGTGCTGTTATTCATTCCTGCATTGTCCTTCTTTCGCCTTTCGGAATTTAAGAGGACAATGCAGGGATGTGTTTGTTTGGAATAAACATCCCGGCCGCCTTGCAGTGTTTAGGGTCTAGTTTAAAATTCCGGTTAAGATCCATCTTAATGTGGTGTTTTGGGCGACCACTGTGCCATTGTCGGGATGAAATATGccggattttataatttttgggtaTAGGTCGGCTCCAAGTTCGAGCATTACATTGCTTGCCTTCGTGAATAATGGGTCAGCTAGGACTAAGTGATCGAAACGTTTTCGAATCTCGTCGCTTATGTCCTGCTCATAGGGTCGTATGGGTAAATCCTTTGATATCAAAGCGTGTGTTTCAAGCTGCAATTGATCATCAATTAGTGATCCGATTTCGAGATGGCAAATCCGATGTTCGTTTAGGTATGTTATCGGCAGTCTCAGCTTTTTTATTAAGTCAGAGCCGATGGTGGTTATTTTTTAGATCGGGTTGATGAGGGCCCTGACTTTATGCCATTTGTCTGCTTGTTTGATGCGGATGAGTGCCGTGGGTACAATGGTCTGCTTGGCTAGTAATGAGGGTGGTCCTCTAGGGGTGGTGAAGGGATGTTCTTCGACTCCTCGTTCTCTTTTTGTTTGCGTGACATGAGTGTACAATCTTAGGTGTCCATGTAGGATGGAGTGATGTTTCCATTGCATGTGGAACATCTCTTCTCACTTGTACAGCTTTTTGTCCGGTGTGATCTGGCCAAGCAATTGATGCAGTATTTGTGGGTTGTGACTGCGtcgtatttttcttttacattcaTGTTTGTGTATTTGGAGCATGTCACCAACCTATTATCCCTTTTGCATATTCCACATACAACGTGTCGGTGTAATTTTGGGGTGCGCCGTGCGGTATATGTCGCTATCTCTCTCTTCTTGGATGGGTGAAAGAGTTGCAACGAAACCGGCGTGGACGAATTGCTAAAGctcttaaccctagaacacacacccgaggacaaatgtatccacttcaactttgaagtgttgtaactcttttgaaccgctatacctctataccgctaacttcggatctaggaagattatttagttttgagttcaaattcaaaatttgaactagatcggaccattggttcaggagctacagccttccaaacacattatatacgtaaacacacacccgggatacgtttgtaccccaatagtaaaaatcctcataataatcaaaaaaaaacattttctatattatttttttatttaaaaaattaaaaatattcatttcacacattatattattgacttttattataaaaattataaaaatgcatcttatatctaaggaaaatcatggcaaatagagcaatttgttgatgtgaccgaatgttcaagacacattggcttcttacatttggcgcacagctttctggtttttctacggcgtttttcctcttgtgcgtaacataaatagcaagatccggacacaggttttggcgtgcgcgctgccgcagatgttgatgctgctgttgacaccattgattccagcggtcggttgaaatatgcttcaatagcaattttagtcgaaaaatttcgcgtcacttgacgatttatggctctggcttcaataatgggtatacacaatgcttcagccaagctgcgcaggatctgcttacgcttgttgtttgttctccaaggcaacataggattattcaaatcgtagacaatgtaggctgcaagagctgtaatgtccaacatgttgaagaacatcgctagtggcTAATTGGCTGCTATAGGGTAGTAAGATTGGGTGTCGCTCGTTATATGATAGTGCTGCAGAATTGCTTAATCGTCCGTCAACTCGCATTATTCTATTCGGGTCCATTGACGGGTTGAGGGTCAATAATGAACTTTTCTTGGGTATCTGGCTCTTTCAGAACAAGGCATCATATTCTTgtgggaaataatttttttgggtaaaaataattagttttattcgcGTCGCTTTGAATTCGTTTGGAGTTATTTCTTGGCTTGAATATTGACATTCACGTCTCCTGGTGAGGTATTTGAGTAGAACCTAAATAAATACGCAACTATACGAATGGCTTTGGGTAGTGAGGAGAATCTTTCTAGGATATCCTCATGGGTCGTTATTGCGAAAGTCTTTACGGGTTTGATTTCGATCGTCGTGCTAtagggtttttgaatttttggccaTTGTTCTTGTTCCAATCTTAACCAATTGGGCCCGTGCCACTAAAGTTTGGAATTCAAAAGTTCCGTGAGTGTACATCCTCGACTTGCCAAATCTGCGGGATTGTCATGGCTTTCGACATGGCGCCAGTTGTTGACTCCAACCTTTTCCATGACCGCGGTAACTGGGTGAGACACGAATGTACTCCAAGAACATGGTGGTTTGTTTAACCACGATAAAAGTATAGTTGAGTCCGTCCAAAAATAGCTTTGATATTGCCTTAAGCTTAATTGGGATAGGGTAGAGTCAACAAGATTAGCTAATAGAACAGCTCCACAGAGTTCTAACCTTGGCAACGATATGCTTTTAATTGGGGCAACTCTCGTTTTCGATACTAAGAGAGTGATCCATACTTCGGTTTCGATGGTGACTCGAATATAAAGGGTTGCGGCATAAGCTTTCTCGGAAGTATCAGAAAATCCATGAAATTCGATGGTTGCTAATGGTAAGAAATGGGTCCATCTGGGTATTTGAATATTGCTTGCCGTTTCGTGGTCATTTACGAAATTAAGCCATCGATGAAGTGTGAGTGGCTTAAGACTTTCATCCCAGTCGGATTTATCAAGCCATACTTGCtgcataataatttttgccgttATTATTATTGGACTGAGCCAACCTGGCTGGGTCAAATAATTTGGCAATAGCTGATAAAACCTCGCGTTTGGTGTAGGTGGGTTTATTTTCGATTGGGTGGACGAGAAAGAAAATTGAATCTTTTTTGGAGTTCCATCGTATACCTAGGGTTTTGGATTGACGAACTCGGGCAAATTCAATAATTCCATGTTTAATTTATGTTCCTGAGGAAGTTCTGTTAATATTTCTGGGTCATTTGAGGTCCACTTGCGTAAAGCAAATCCAGCGGATTCCAAAGCAGAAATTAGTTCATCTTTTGCTCTTTTAGCAGTTGATAGGTAATGGGTTCCTGTTAGGACATCGTCTACGTACATTTCGTTGCGAAGAATATTCGACGTTATAGGGACGTATCTTGGACGTCATCGGCTAATTTTAATAGGGTTCGAATAGCTAAATATGGCGCGCAATTTATACCGAATGtaactgtttatttatttataccgaGTGTAACTCTgccagtaggcacggcgtagaccgggtgctagtaaattggattcgttcgatgctggcccaaagaatcgtttcggtgcgagcagaggaagatctgctggtgtcatccggggttaatagaggctgcccccaaggcggtgtgctgtctccattgctctggtgcatggtaatcgatcctctgctcaccaccttTAACGAGTCGGGAgtctacacacaagcatatgcggacgatgttgcttgtttggtaacaggcccttcgcttatgaacatctgcaggaaagtgcagaaaactctggatcggattgacacttggtgctgtgcgaacgggctatcggcaaatcccgccaagactggtattgtcctctttaccagaaagaggaagcttgatggactcgctgtgccaaagctaaaaggagtcacaatccagctatccaaggaaattaaatatcttggagtaatcctcgatagtaagctcctatggaaatcacaagttgaaacaaagacatccaaagcactgacagctttctggcagtgcaaaggtgtctttgggaaaacgtggggtctctctcctagcaaggttctatggatctacacggctatgataagacccattatcacctatgcatcactGGTCTGGATGAGaagactctctctagtgggagtcaggaggaccttatcgagactacaacgcactgtggccatttgttgcaccggagcttttccgactacttcaggcccggcactagatgctctgattggtttaccaccacttgatgctttcatccaaggagaggccttgaaggccatctaccgactgaaacacagtgggaactggtacggcccttgtccggcattggaacacagagaaggcatgggcaTCGATcaaacgattctctccatgccccttgactccacgccatcaagggtcgtacttgaaaagagatacagtgtagtgttactcagttgtggggagactcagaaaatgagcccggcaaatactgttttcgcatttttacggatggctccaggaccgagcatggctccggctctggggtctacgtggaatccagcgggacaaaactgcactttgctcttggaatgcatgcatctgtgtttcaagcggaggtgtatgcagttcaagaagcgatgaactttgttgtggaaaaacgatggagagacagatctatatgtgtctgcagcgacagccaagctgcgcttatggccttagacagccctccaaccacatcaggggtagtcaagtcctgtaaatccaggctgaactatgtcggtagacataatagcctgatgctaacatgggtcccgggacacgtgggtatcgcgggtaacgagacctctgactccttagctatgatgggctctgaggccaacttcatTGGCCCatagcccgttttgccactcccctctgctgccatcacggccacggttggcaaatgggtaactaccacccacaagcgagcttggcaggctgagagaggctgcagatggacaaaactgatgttacctatcatgtccgatcgactgtcgcaaacccttctgtcattaggcagaggggagtgtagaaagctggttggactgatgacgggccactttctgtgggtaaagcacatggaaaggttgggcatctcagacagtgtattGTGCCCAgcctgtgaagaggaggatgagacggcggaccacttcctgtgtgtctgccccgccttcgctcgaatcaggtttgaggtctttggcactgatgtgctaagaagcgaagcgaccatcttggctccttggcaccacaagatctactcagatttcttcggaaatcgggtagatttaaagaaaattaaaagggaatccaagtgtagtacaatggactcaattaatgtctgagtgctgcacttgctagttgtcccgacaaacaaaacaaaacaaaaaaaactgtttggaGTTCAACGTCTTCTATTGGGTCTTCGACAGATTTTCTGAAGAGTATTCTTTGAAAACGGTGTGCTGCGGGTCGACAAGAAGCTGtcgatacattttttgaatgtccgcgttaaaaacaaatcgaaagagtctccattttaaaattagaagGACTAAGTCCATTTGAAGAGTGGGTCCAACATATAAAGTGTCATTGAGGCTCTTTCGATTAGATGTTGGGCTTGATGCATTAAATACCTTTCGTAATTTAGTTGTTATGCGGTCGGGTTTAATAACCGCGTGATGAGGTAAATAATATGAGGTGGTTTTATCCGTGCTTATATTCAACTTTCTTCGTGTGGCCAAGTTTCAGGTATTCGGTAATTGCTTTATCATATTCCGCCTTAATTTCGGGCCTTTTAAGTAAAGACCTTTCATTTCTGAGGTATTGAGCTAGCGCTATGTGTCTTGACTCTCCAATTTCGACGTTTTCGGGGTTCTTAAAGGGTAGAGTTACTACATAGCGTCCGTTGGGGTTTCGACGTGTAgtcttttgatatctttcttCGCAAAGTACGTCTGATGGGGAGGCTAGGGGCTTTCTGGGAACTTCCTCTACCTCCCAAAAACGAGTAAGTAGGTTATCCGGGctcattttattgtaaaaagagaCCAAGTTTGGTGACTGAGACAATCTGGGTACAGGGCCAGTCAAAATCCACACAAACTCTGTCTCCTGGGCTAAGAGTGaacctaaaatattttgtttaactcCTCCTAGAATAAGTTTTGGGTATAGATCACTACCAATCAATATGTCCACGGGTCTGGGTTTGTGGAATTGGCGATCTGCTAATGTGAAACCAAGCGTTTCAAGGCATAACTTAGAGTCAAGTGGGTATGAGGGTAAATTATCCATGAGGCTGTTTAGAATAAATGCTTGTGTCGATATTCTAATATGTGTATTCAACGGTGAGTATAGGGTAATTCCGCACatttttgttggtgttgctgaaACTGAGTTATTTAACCCAGGTACTTGGGCTGACATGGAGTGTGTGGGTATATAGAGATTCTGCTGTAGTTTTTTGGATATAAACTTAGCTTCGGATCCCGAATCGATGAGTGCTCTTGCAATGAATCTTTCGCCATTATGTTCTATCCGAACCATGGCAGTTCCTAATAAAATCTGCTTCCTATTTGGGTTGAATGGGTCTTGGGTTGTCGATAGAGTGGATTGTATGATGTTGGCATAGGTTTGCGGATTTATTTTTGGGGTTTGCGTGGGTGTGAAGGTATCTGTGTTGGTATCAGGAGTTGAAGTTAAGACTCTTGATCCCTCCGGGGGGGATTGGGTTCGACTTGTTGAGTCTCTATGGAGTAAggtattatgttttttattacattttctgcAAGAGTATTTGCTTTTGCAGTCTCTGAACCTATGCGACATTGCCAAACAGTTGTAACAATATCCTCATGGCTAGGAATTTATGGCATTCACGAATGGAATgttgttttttgcatatttggcaACTGTCTATTTCGAAtggtttttttgagaaattaggttcggaatatttttttttttgttttgactgtTCCGGGATGGAGTTATTAGATACGTTGACGTGAAAAGTGTTGTATCGTTTTTCATAGCTTTTTTTATGGTGGGTTGGGCTGGGTGACTTTTTGAATCTGAAGCTTTAAAATTCCCTACTGATTccaaagttttatatttatgggtcaaaaaactatcaaaagttTCCCATGAGGGTATTGTGGAATTATCTTCGAGGGTGTATTCAAATGCTTCTAGGGTTTCCTTAGGTAGTTTTGAACTACAAAGGTATATTAAAATCGAGTCCCAGCTTAATGTGTCTATCCCTAGGTTTGTCAAATTTGTTAAAGAACTGTTTATCGTTCTTTGTAGGGTTTTAATGGAGTTGCCTGTTTCTTGTGCTATTTGTGGCAGATTAAAAAGAGTTTTTAGTTGGGTATTCACATGCATTCGTTTGTTTTCATATTGGTCGGTTAAATTTTTCCACGCTTGTATGAAACCATCATTCGTTAAGGGTGCGCCTCTAATTGCTTCTCGTGCTTCGCCCCGGGTCTTTTGGTTCAAGCGGAAGAGCCTTTCCACATTACTTATCCTTGGATAATGGGCATAAAGGCTGTGAATATGTCTCTAAATGTAGGCCATGTCACATAATCTCCGTAAAAGATGTCCGTGTCGCATGGTGGTAGATGAACTGTGGGTGTGAAATTCATCATAGGGACCTCTGAAGGTCTCTCTTTAATTGCTTGGGTATGTTTCAGGTTTTTTAGAATGTCCACATCCTTATTTATTAAAGCTAAGCAGTTTAGATGCATTTGAtagcattttttatatgaatcttttattttgtttaaatcgaTGGCCTCGTCGGCACTATTAGGGGCTCTGCGAAAAACATCATATGCTTTCTTCAATTTATTAGAAAGAGAATCGAGTTCAACTCTTTTGATTTCTAAAGTGTACACTGACTCGTCTTCAGATAGGGTCTGGAAATGATCATCCACGAATTCTATCAAATCAGAAGTTGTTATCTTAAAgtcttccattttatttaaaagagtgaGATTTACAACCGAATGAAATGAAGGGAGTGagttcgattattattttgaagGTAACGCTCAAATGAATTTTCGtacttttatgttttacaaaattttaacaaatattcgtGATAGATGCCTCTTTTATGCACTAAAGGCAACTGAGAATACGTTTCAAATTTTTCCTACAGggggttttcaattttttcctacTCGGTCGCTTTTTCCATTTCCTActggttaattttattttatgagtaCTTGTTGGGTTAACCGTTGATATTGATACCAACAAATTGTTAGGTGGAATatgttgctttgtttttatatacgTGTGGGTGTGTATATTTGATTaaaatgatttattaaaaatataaaggaaTAATCGCCGTCGACAGAGCAACTGGTGTTATACTGCACTGTttcgggtatgtatgtatattatatatatatatatatgtatgtatataaaagtgcAAAGCAGAATATATAGCAAAATAACTAGCGATTCAAGCTAGCTtaatcacaaattttttaattttactttggaaAATTCTGATTTGCACGtatgataaaatatttgaaattatttgggTCGTACTtacagtttattttgtttttttttttttttgtagattaatataatattttgagttGAGGTTCAAAATGGATTGACACCACTGTGCCATTGTCGGGATGAAATATGccggattttataatttttgggtaTAGGTCGGCTCCAAGTTCGAGCATTACGTTGCTTGCCTTCGTGAATAATGGGTCAGCTAGGACTAAGTGATCGAAACGTTTTCGAATCTCGTCGCTTATGTCCTGCTCATAGGGTCGTATGGGTAAATCCTTTGATATCAAAGCGTGTGTTTCAAGCTGCAATTGATCATCAATTAGTAATCCGATTTCGAGATGGCAAATCCGATGTTCGTTTAGGTATGTTATCGGCAGTCTCAGCTTTTTTATTAAGTCAGAGCCGATGGTGGTTATTTTTTGGATCGGGTTGATGAGGGCCCTGACTTTATGCCATTTGTCTGCTTGTTTGATGCGGATGAGTGCCGTGGGTACAATGGTCTGCTTGGCTAGTAATGAGGGTGGTCCTCTAGGGGTGGTGAAGGGATGTGCTTCGACTCCTCGTTCTCTTTTTGTTTGCGTGACATGAGTGTACAATCTTAGGTGTCCATGTAGGGTGGAGTGATGTTTCCATTGCATGTGGAACATCTCTTCTCACTTGTACAGCTTTTTGTCCGGTGTGATCTGGCCAAGCAATTGATGCAGTATTTGTGGGTTGTGACTGCGtcgtatttttcttttacattcaTGTTGGTGTATTTGCATATTCCACATACAACGTGTCGGTGTAATTTTGGGGTGCGCCGTGCGGTATATGTCGCTATCTCTCTCTTCTTGGATGGGTGAAAGAGTTGCACGAAACCGGCGTGATCGAATTGCTAAAGctcttaaccctagaacacacacccgggtacaaatgtatccacttcaactttgaagtacttcaactttgaagtgttgtaactcttttgaaccgctatacctctataccgctaacttcggatctaggaagattatttagttttgagttcaaattcaaaatttgaactagatcggaccattggttcaggagctacagccttccaaacacattatatacgtaaacacacacccgggatacgtttgtaccccaatagtaaaaatcctcataataatcaaaaaaaaaaacattttttatattatttttttatttgaaaaattaaaaatattcatttcacacattatattaatgacttttattataaaaattataaaaatgcatcttatatctaagggaaatcatggcaaatagagcaatttgttgatgtgcccgaatgttcaagacacattggcttcttacatttggcgcacagctttctggtttttctacggcgtttttcctcttgtgcgtaacataaatagcaagatccggacacaggttttggcgtgcgcgctgccgcagatgttgatgctgctgttgacaccattgattccagcggtcggttgaaatatgcttcaatagcaattttagtcgaaaaatttcgcgtcacttgacgatttatggctctggcttcaataatgggcatacacaatgcttcagccaagctgcgcaggatctgcttacgctggttgtttgttctccaaggcaacatagggttattcaaatcgtagacaatgtaggctgcaagagctgtaatgtccaacatgttgaagaacatcgctagtggccatcgttttgtttgtctttgtgttggatattccgcaaacatttggtcACATTTgatcaacaccacctttggtacgattataatattcaattatttcaggtttcccactgtcagctatttcagcatcattatgcatggtcgaaagcaaaattactgctttatttttttcgggaacataagagcacattgttacattatt comes from Anastrepha obliqua isolate idAnaObli1 chromosome 6, idAnaObli1_1.0, whole genome shotgun sequence and encodes:
- the LOC129250260 gene encoding tigger transposable element-derived protein 1-like, with translation MSHNSPVIKAKRKAISLDTKIKILDQLTTGQGATAVGKHFGIHEATIRTIKKNETAIRKSVCSGTKISAKSSSYIRDVVKEKMEKALVMWIEDKSQKRIPVDGIAIKQTALRIYKRIKEVEPGTSSQSKQPEFSASTGWMTGFLKRHALHNVKIKGETASADELAAKKFPEKLRKIIEDGGYTPDQVWNVDESGLFWKKMPSRTYVAKSQKTAGGLKVAKDRVTLLFCSNASGERMLKPLLVNRALRPRSMKSVDFNKLPIHWTANKKAWMTSAIFTEWFQKYFISEVRRYMNAKCLEFKVLLILDNAPCHPLLEHPNVQFCYLPPNTTSLIQPLDQGIIATFKKYYIKRSFQYVVDKLDHNEDLTVIDMWKKFSIMDCINQVGLALADLKPLTLNSCWKNIWPECVKSKDPDPVIHNNAVFTDITTLAHTIGGDGFDDVSFADIEELLADKSLSENEIIDLTLETHQDREHSDNDEEDPPILNATLIKAGLDLARKLGNHFQQHDPDEERAAKFQRELKSLMASYRELYKGA